GAGAGCCGGAGGCCGAAGGCGGCCTCCAGCCGGTTGCGCAGTTCGAGGCTCATCAGCGAATCGAGACCCAGGGACTCGAACAGGGCCTCGGGATCGACCCGTTCCGGATCGAGCCGCAGCACCTGAGCGGCGAGTTCGCGCACCTTCGCCGCCACCAGCCCGGCCCGCTCCGCCGCGTCGGCCTGTGCCAGGACGGTGCGGAACACGCTGCCGGACGAGGTGGCGGCGTCGTCCTTGAGCGCGGCGTACAGGTCCCGCCAGCCGCTGAGCGCCACGGTGCCGGGGTAGGCGTCGAACCAGCGGCGCAGGTTGAGCGGGAGGTAACCGGCCACCGGCCGGTCGCGGTGCAGCATCCGGGCCAGTGCCGCCCATGCCTCGCCGGCCGGGAAGCTCTCCAGGCCGCGCTCCTCCAGGCGGGCACCGCGACGGCCCTCGCGGGCGGCGAGGCCGATCTCCGCGAAGGGTCCCCACTGCACGCTGAGGGCCGGCAGCCCGCGCCGGCGCCGGGCCTCGGCGAAGACGTCCAGGTAGGCGTTGGCGGCGGCGTAGGCCGCCTGCCCCGGGTTGCCCACCAGGGCCGCGACGGAGGAGAACAGCACGAAGAAGTCGAGCGGTTCCCCGGCGGTGACCGCGTCGAGGTTGCGCACGCCGGCCACCTTGGGTTGCAGCACCTCGGCGATCTGGCGGGGCGTCACGGTCCCGACGGTGGCGTCGGCGAGCACACCGGCGGCGTGCACGACCCCGCGGAGCGGCGGCAGACCGGCCGCGCGCAGCTCGTCGAGGGCCCGCCGCAGGGCGGCCCGGTCGGTGACGTCACAGCGCGGGGTCTCGACGCGGATCCCGCGCTCCCGAAGGGCCGTCAGCCGGGCGGCCGTCTCGGGGCCCGGCGCGGAACGCCCCGTCAGGACGAGCGCGCCCGCGCCGTTGTCCGCGAGGTATTCGGCCAGCGACAGGCCCAGCGCGCCCAGGCCGCCCGTGATCAGGTAGCCGCCGTCGGCCCGGAAGCGCCCGCCGGGCATCGGCTCGGGGGCGACGTGCTCGACGGCTCCCAGGCCGGTCAGTACCGGCCGTTCGGGGCGGTGGCCCCGGGAGACCTCGCGCAGGGCCTCGGTCAGGCCGGTGTGATCGTAGGCGCGCACCGGCAGGGTCTCCAGTGCGCCGCTGGTCACGAGGTCCCAGACCTTGCCGAGCAGCCGGGCGAACCGCTCCGGCCTGCGCTCGCGCAGCGCGTCCACGTCGACGGAGGCGAACCAGAGACCGGTGCGGATCGTCTCCGGCACGACGGTACGGCCGGCCTCGGTGCCCCCGGCGCCGGCTCCGGTGCCCCCGGCCGCCGGGGTGACGTTCTGCACATACCGTCCGTCCTCGGCCAGCAGGTCCCAGACCGGCGCGGTGTCCGGGCCGCCCCGGACGCTCAGCGCCAGGTCGACGCCCCGGCCGTCGGTGGCCTCGCGCACGGCGTCGGCCCAGGCGGGGTCCTGGGTGTCGACGGCCAGGTGGGCGCCGCTCTCCCGCCCGGGTTGTCCGTCATCCGTGCCCGCCGCCGCGACGACGATCCGCGCGCCCAGGAAACGGGCGACGTGGACGGCGGCCGTCCCGACCGGTCCGAGGGGTCCGGCCCCGGCGTGGACCAGCACCGTCTCCTCCGCGCCGAGGCGGCCGGCCTCGGCCAGCGCGTGCCAGGCCGTCACGAGCGGCAGGGACAGTGCCGACGCCTCCGCGTCGCCGATGTGGTCGGGGACGCGCCGGGCGTGGTCGGCCCGTACGACGGTGTGGCTGGCGAGCGCTCCCGGACCGCAGGCCACCACGCGGTCACCGGGCTGGAGCGAGGTGACATCGGGCCCGACGGCCGTCACCCGGCCCGCGCATTCGCGGCCGAGCGGCGTGCCGCCTCCCGCGTCGCCGGTCGTCGCGCGGTCCGTCGCGCGCGGTTCGCCGTCCAGCACCCGCCGCGCGTCGGCGGTGGACAGGGCGGCGGCCGTCACCTCGATCTCGATCTCGCCGGGGCCGGGAACGCGGCGCGCCAGCGGCAGGAATTCCGCGGTGTTCCGTCCGTCCCCGAGGCGGGCGGCACCGATCCGGAAGGGCTGCCGCCCGGTGCGCCAGGCGGGCGGCGGGCTCACCGGCTCGCCGGCCGGCCCGCCCCGGGTGATCCGGGCGGCGAGGCGGCGCCCGTCGCGCAGCGCCATCTGGTCCTCCCCGGAAGCGTCGTCAAGGATCTCCGCGGCGCAGGACTCGGCCCAGCCGGGCTCCGAGACGTCCACGTCGATGAGGCGGGGCCCGAGTTCGCCGTGCTCGCGCTGAACGACCCGGCCGAACCCCCAGTAGAGGGCGGAGCCCGGGTCCGGCGTCTCATCGTCGTCGACCGGCTGGCCGCGGTCGGTGACCACCGTCAGCCGGGGCGGGACGCCGAGGCCGGAGCAGGCTCGGACGACGGCGGTGAGACTGTTCAGACCGCGTTGCTGGGCGTCGAGCCCGACCGAGGAACGCGGTGCGACGAACACCACGCCCCGGGCCTCGGTGACGCCACCCAGCGGTTCGGCGGAACCGGTGCCGAGCCGACGGGCCTCGGCTCCGGCCGCCACCAGCGCGGCCGTGACCGCTTCCGCCGTCGCGTCGGCACTGCCGCAGACGATCCAGTTTCCGGTGGCGGCGGCGTCCGCCGTGGCGCGCCCGCCGGTGACGTCGTGCCAGCGGATGCCGTGCAGTCGTTCCTCGTCGGCGTCCCGCCCGCCGTCGCCGCCCGGCAGGGGCCGCAGCTCCAGTCCCTCCATCACCATCAGCGGCAGGCGGTCGGGGGTGAAGAGGCGCACGTCCAGGGTGCCGTCGTCACGCCGCACCACGTGCGACCAGAGGGCGGTGAGAGGTTCCCGCGGATCGTGGAGCAGGTGGATCTCGCGCACCCCGATGGGCATCAGCGCGTCGTCCCCGTCGTGCAGCGCGAGGCCGACCTGGAGCGCCGCGTCCCACAGGGCGGGATGCGGCGCGTGGGCGCGGTTGCCGACGTGGAGCCGCTCGGGGAGCAGCACCTCGCCGAGCGCCTCGGTCCCGGACGGGTGGGTGATCAGGGTCCGCAGGCCCTGGAAGGCAGGTCCGTACACCTGGCCGCGCTCGGTGCACAGCCGGTAGAACTCCTCAGGGCCGGTGGTCCGGGGGCCCGTGCGGTCGCCGGCATCGGCATCGGCATCGGCCCAGTCGGGGAACGCCGGCGCGGTGCGGGCGCGCTCGCGGTAGTCCGCGCGGGCGGTGGCGATGACGTCCCACGCGTCGGCGCCGGCGGGCAGCGACAGCAACCGGAAGTTTCCTCCCCCGCCGGGCACGTCGCGCCACTCGGCGGCGAGCCGTACGGCCTCGCGGTCCAGCGTCACCTCCTTGCGGAAGGCGATGTCCGCCAGCCCGCGCGGCATGACCCCGGTCCTGTCCCGGGCGGTGCTCAGGGCCAGTGCCAGCATGCCCGCGCCCGGCAGCACCGCCGTGTCGTAGAGCTGGTGGTCACGGAGCCAGGGCAACTCGTCCAGGGCGAGTTCCACGGCGCCGTGCCAGTCGCCGGGGCGGCCGGGCGCGGGGGTGAGGGTCACCTCGAACCCGGAGACCGCGGTGCCGCGGCGGCCTCCCTCGGCCGGCCAGAAGCTCTCCGGCTCCAGCGGATATCCGGGCACCGGGAACCGCCCGTTCCTGGGCAGGCCGCCGAAGGGCTCCAGCCCCGCGGTGTACGCGCGGGCCAGCGAGCGGGCGATGTCCCGGGTTCCGCCGTGCCGACGTCGGATCGTGGTCAGGACGGCGGGCGGCTCGGCACGCCCGGCCGCGATCCGTTCCAGCGCGGGCGCGAGCACGGGGTGCGGACTGATCTCCACGACGTGGGTGGCCCCGTCGTCGAGCAGCCCGGTCATCGCGGAGACGAACTCGATGGGCTGGCACAGGTTCCGCACCCAGTACGCGGCGTCGAGCTCGGTGCCGTCCACGATCCGCGAGTCGACGGTCGACATCAGCGGGACGGTCCCGGCGACGGGCTGGACAGGCGCGAGGACCGAGAGTAGTTGGTCGCGCAGCTCCGTCATCCCGGCACTGTGCGAGGCGTAGTCGATGGTGACCAGCCGGCAGTACGTGCCCTCGGCCTCCAGCAGTTCCCGCAGCGTCAGGATGTGGTCCCGGTCGCCGGACAGCACACAGGAGTCGGGGCCGTTGTGGGCGGCGAAGGAGACGGCGTCCTCGAAGCCCTCAAGGGCCTCCTCGGCGGCCCGGCGGTCCAGGTCCACCGCGAGCATCAGCCCGCGTCCGGACGCCCGCCGGGTGATGACGGAGCCACGCCGCGCCAGGATCAGCGCCGCGTCCTCGTACGACAGGATGCCGGCGAACGTGGCCGCGGTGATCTCGCCCTGGCTGTGCCCGAGCACGACATCGGGCATCACTCCCGAGGCCCGCCACAGCTCGGCGAGGCCCAGCGACATCGCCCACAGGACGGGCTGGAGGACATCCGTGCGGGACATCCACGCCTCCTCGGCGCCCTCGGCGGCTCCCTCCGCGTCGGCGAAGACGCTGATCAGGTCCCAGTCGGTGTGCGGCGCGAGCGCCTTGGCGCAGCGGTCGACGACTGAGGTGAACAGCGGGCTGTCCCGGTAGAGTTCACGCCCCATGCCGCTCCACTGCGACCCCTGGCCGGGGAAGACGAAGACCGTCCCGCCCTTCCGCGCGGCCCGGCCGGTGACGATGTCCGAGGCCGTCTCCTCCGCCG
Above is a window of Streptomyces sp. NBC_01803 DNA encoding:
- a CDS encoding type I polyketide synthase; amino-acid sequence: MDANTALDPADLIAVVGMAGRFPGAPDADSLWALMMARQEAIRPVPTDRWDSTAQLDPELPIPAVGGFLDGVDLFDAGFFGVSPREAAAMDPQQRLLLEVGWRALEDAGQRAADLVGTRTGVYVASVWHDYELLRKARGARHTSHTLVGSGRDILATRLSYFLKLRGPSMAIDTGCSSALVGLDLAARALRQGDIEGALVGSTNLMLDPHVTVGLTHFGGLSPDGRCASFAKSANGFVRGEGVAAVYLKTLRRALEDGDRVHGVLVSTLTNNDGGGQSMVSPSLQGQEDLLRRTYEWGAVPAAALSYVEAHGTGTKRGDPTEAAALGGVIGRARPAGDPLPIGSIKTNVGHLEGSSGMAGLFKVLLALRHRVVPPTLHAEELNPAIPFDELNLSVVREPLPLPAEGPVYLGVNSFGWGGTNAHVIVASPPPVAQRRDTVEPVPATGLPAVVPLSAHRLPVLARRAEELLDALPAKVTDSQIAELAGTLAWHRDHFAERAAAVTGTAAELRTALTALAAGRGTAEETASDIVTGRAARKGGTVFVFPGQGSQWSGMGRELYRDSPLFTSVVDRCAKALAPHTDWDLISVFADAEGAAEGAEEAWMSRTDVLQPVLWAMSLGLAELWRASGVMPDVVLGHSQGEITAATFAGILSYEDAALILARRGSVITRRASGRGLMLAVDLDRRAAEEALEGFEDAVSFAAHNGPDSCVLSGDRDHILTLRELLEAEGTYCRLVTIDYASHSAGMTELRDQLLSVLAPVQPVAGTVPLMSTVDSRIVDGTELDAAYWVRNLCQPIEFVSAMTGLLDDGATHVVEISPHPVLAPALERIAAGRAEPPAVLTTIRRRHGGTRDIARSLARAYTAGLEPFGGLPRNGRFPVPGYPLEPESFWPAEGGRRGTAVSGFEVTLTPAPGRPGDWHGAVELALDELPWLRDHQLYDTAVLPGAGMLALALSTARDRTGVMPRGLADIAFRKEVTLDREAVRLAAEWRDVPGGGGNFRLLSLPAGADAWDVIATARADYRERARTAPAFPDWADADADAGDRTGPRTTGPEEFYRLCTERGQVYGPAFQGLRTLITHPSGTEALGEVLLPERLHVGNRAHAPHPALWDAALQVGLALHDGDDALMPIGVREIHLLHDPREPLTALWSHVVRRDDGTLDVRLFTPDRLPLMVMEGLELRPLPGGDGGRDADEERLHGIRWHDVTGGRATADAAATGNWIVCGSADATAEAVTAALVAAGAEARRLGTGSAEPLGGVTEARGVVFVAPRSSVGLDAQQRGLNSLTAVVRACSGLGVPPRLTVVTDRGQPVDDDETPDPGSALYWGFGRVVQREHGELGPRLIDVDVSEPGWAESCAAEILDDASGEDQMALRDGRRLAARITRGGPAGEPVSPPPAWRTGRQPFRIGAARLGDGRNTAEFLPLARRVPGPGEIEIEVTAAALSTADARRVLDGEPRATDRATTGDAGGGTPLGRECAGRVTAVGPDVTSLQPGDRVVACGPGALASHTVVRADHARRVPDHIGDAEASALSLPLVTAWHALAEAGRLGAEETVLVHAGAGPLGPVGTAAVHVARFLGARIVVAAAGTDDGQPGRESGAHLAVDTQDPAWADAVREATDGRGVDLALSVRGGPDTAPVWDLLAEDGRYVQNVTPAAGGTGAGAGGTEAGRTVVPETIRTGLWFASVDVDALRERRPERFARLLGKVWDLVTSGALETLPVRAYDHTGLTEALREVSRGHRPERPVLTGLGAVEHVAPEPMPGGRFRADGGYLITGGLGALGLSLAEYLADNGAGALVLTGRSAPGPETAARLTALRERGIRVETPRCDVTDRAALRRALDELRAAGLPPLRGVVHAAGVLADATVGTVTPRQIAEVLQPKVAGVRNLDAVTAGEPLDFFVLFSSVAALVGNPGQAAYAAANAYLDVFAEARRRRGLPALSVQWGPFAEIGLAAREGRRGARLEERGLESFPAGEAWAALARMLHRDRPVAGYLPLNLRRWFDAYPGTVALSGWRDLYAALKDDAATSSGSVFRTVLAQADAAERAGLVAAKVRELAAQVLRLDPERVDPEALFESLGLDSLMSLELRNRLEAAFGLRLSPTLLWTYGSLRTLSGALWDQVEPSQSPPLPGTGRADRTDGA